CGCCGTCAAGCTTATACTTGTAAGCGACCACATCCGTCCCACTTACCGTCAGGCTCACAGAGGTGGAATTCGTCAGAGATGCAGGCGCGCCCGATATCGAGGCCGTTGAGGGGGTAAGGTCCACCGTCCACGTTACCATGGTAGCCGATATCTCTGACTGCCAGTTACCTGCACTATCTTTCCCGATGACGGAAACTGTATGGGAACCCTCCGAAAGGGACGAAAGACTGATCGGCGTACCAGCCGGAATCTCCAAAGTCGAGTAAACACCGCCGTCAAGCTTATACTTGTAGGCAATCACATCCGTCCCGCTTACTGTCAGGCTCGCTGATGTTGAATTCGTACGGGATGCAGGCACGCCCGAGATCGTGGCCGTAGAGGGGGTAAGGTCCACCGTCCACGTTACCATGGTAGCCGATCCCTCAGCCTGCCAGTTACCCGTAGTGTCCTTCCCGATGACAGAAACTATGTGGGAACCTTCTGAAAGGGACGAGAGACTGATCGGCGTACCAATCGGAATCTCCGATGGCGAGTAGACACCGCCGTCAAGCATATACCTATATGCAACGACATCTATCCCCCCTACGTTCAGGCTCGCTGATGTGGAATTCGTACGGGATGTAGGCATGCCCGAGATCGTGGCCGTAGACGGAGTACTATCCACCGTCCACGTTACCATGGTAGCCGATCCCTCAGCCTGCCAGTTACCTGCACTATCCTTCCCGATCACATAAACTGTATGGGAACCTTCTGAAAGGGACGAAAGACTGATCGGCGTGCCAGCCGGAATCTCCAATGGCGAATAAATACCACTATCAAGCTTATACTTATAGGCAACTACATCTGTCCCGCTTACCGTCAGGCTCACAGAGGTGGTATTGGTCAGCGCTGCAGGCGTGCCCGATATCGTGGCTGTCGACGGGGTAAGGTCCACCGTCCACGTTGCTTCTGTGGCCGATCCCTCAGCCTGCCAGTTACCCGCAGTGTCCTTCCCGATCACATAAACCGTATGGGAACCTTCCGAAAGGGATGAGAGGCTGATCGGCGTGCCAGCCGGAATCTCCGATGGCGAGTAAACACCGCCGTCAAGCTTATACTTGTAAGCGACTACATCTGCCCCGCCTACCGTCAGGCTCGCAGAGGTGGAATTCGTCCGGGATGCAGGCGTGCCTGAGATCGTGGTTATGGGCGGACTTTGATCCAAGGTGATCGACGCAGAATAGACACTCGACCAGTTACCTGCGGCATCTTTAAACATAACATATACCGTTCTTATTCCGTCACCTGGCATGAGGTTCCATGCTATTGAGGAACTGTATGGCACAGCAGTGACAGTGTTCCAGTTCGCATCTTCATTGGAGATTTTCATTTCAGTGACGCCACCGGCATCGTTCGCGGATAGCGATAAGGCAACCGAAATACTGCCTGTAATGGTTGCCCCGGAATTTATCGTGATTAATCCATTTGAAGGAGAGGTTATATCACTGAACATTGCTGTAACTGTTACATCCATATTAGACATGATCAGATTACATGTCCCTGTACCTGAACAGCCGCCTCCGGACCATCCGACAAATGTGCAACCCGTATCGGGCGAGGCGGTAAGGGCTATCGATGTACCGATACCGTATTTCGTATTGCAGACGCTGCCGCAGTTGATTCCCGCCAGCGAATCTGTGATGTTGCCTGTCCCATTGCCGGTCTTTGATACTGCAAGGGTGTTTCCTGTGAGGCTTGAATCGAATCTGCTTACAAAAATCTCATCGCCTCCCTGTCCCTCAGATTGGGCTCCGCCCGCGGTTCCCGGAAAGTTGATGGAAAACGTAAACCCCGCAACATAGATCTTATCATTCGAGTCAATGGCAATTGCATAAGCGGATTCACTTCCACTTCCACCGAGAAATGTAGATTTGGCAATGGACGTGAGGTCCGAATTAAGTCTTGCAACAAAGGCGTCCCAAGATCCTCCTTTATGCGGCTGGACGCTATCTGTTGCAGTCCCTGTAAGGGTAGTTGAAATGGTCTGACCTGCAATGTAGACATTTCCACTCGAGTCAATAGCCATCGCATTGGCGTAATCATCGCCGTCCCCACCCAGGTACGTTGATCGGACTAATGAGGTAAGTTCTGAATTGAGTTTCGTGACAAAGGCGTCACTAAGACCTGCATCTGTTCCATGAGACGGCTGAGCGCCGCTTGACGTACCGGGAAAGTCGGTGGAAGAGGTGTACCCTGCAACGTAGACGAATCCGCCTGCGTCAACGACCGTCGAATAGGCAGATTCATATCCGTCCCCACCCAGGTACGTTGATTTGACAATTGATGTAAGGTCTGAATTCAGCTTTGTAACGAATGCATCGAAGGCTCCTCCATTAAATTGTTGAGCGCCGCCTGAGGTGCCCGGAAAGTTGGTGGAATCGGTCTGGCCCGCAGCATAGACGTAAGTGTTGCCATCACTTGAATATAAGGCTAACGAATAAACCTCGTCGTATCCCTCCCTTCCCAGATACGTGCTCTTGACAGTGTCGAGATTCGAATCAAGCTTCGTAACAAAGGCATCGAAGCCAGTACCTTTAGATGCCTGAGCGCCGCCAGTTGTCCCTGGAAAGACAGCAGAATCGGTTGTCCCCGCGACGTAGATGTTTCCGCCTGCTTCAATGGCTATCGAATTGGCCCAATCGGATCCAGTCCCGCCCAGGTACATGGATTGGATGGTTGTAAGTTCCGAATTAAGTTTTGCGACAAAGGCGTCACTATTGCCACCATAACCGCCGGCAGTTCCGGGAAAATCTGTGGAAGACGTCTGACCTGCAACGTAGACATTCCCATTATTGTCAACGGCTATCGCATATGCCCGATCATCTCCATTCCCGCCCAGGTACGTGGATTGGATAATTGATGTAAGCCCTGAATTGAGTTTCGTGACAAAGGCATCGCGTTTCCCTCCATCTCCTCCATGCGATGACTGGTACCCATTGATGGCATTCGGAAAGTCAATGGAGAATGATTCGCCTGTAACGTACACGTTCCCGCTGGAGTCAGTGGCAATCGAATAGGCATAATCAGAATTACTTCCACCTATGTATGTCGATTGGAGAAGCGGGTCTATGACGAGGGCCTCCGTTTTGTCATAGGAACCGATGGAGAAGCCGTAGACGTGCCCACCACGTGTCGATTTCTTGTCGGCGTCAAGAATGGCATATCTGACAGGTATGTCAACACGTTTACCCTTGATTTCCTGATAGGCAAAGGGGATCGTAAATGCGATAGATCCAAGATCAGTTGCCGCTTCGAGCTCGCCGGCATCGTTGATCTTTATGCCTTTTCCACCGCTTACGCTTACTCTGATCTGATCCGGTCTTGAACCCGGTTTTACATAAAAGAGCTTCTCCACATTGTTCCCGTAGGCTTTGAGCTTTACTTCTATCCCTTTGTATACTTCTCCCAGGTTAACGAGCTGATAGGTGGCGACATTACCTCTCCATGTAGAAGGATCATTCCCTCTAAAACAACTCACCGCTGTGGGAGATTTCTCCTCTGCCGTTACGTGCTTGATAGCACTGCCTTCGAATTCTTCTTTGAGAACCCATCCCCCGACCACCTTTCCTTTCCGATCTGTCTTCGGAAGAGAGTAAATAATGTCTCCATCTCTCGTAACAAAGACGGTACCACCAAATGTTTTCGCATAAAATGCGACAGCTTCATCTATCTGTCCCATATTGGCGATAAAAGGTATATGGAGCCCTTTCATCTCGCGTACGAGATCCGGTTTGGCATGCAGCGGATAAGGAAGGAACAGAATGAAGCTGAAAGCGGCGATTAATCGCCAATATTGTACGGGTTTGATTTTCATAGCGCACTCCTCAAGGAAGGACTCCACCTCTTTTACTCTATTGATCTTGATTTGTCTTCAAAATATTCCGGCAGAAAAAACTTCATGATTGCCGGCTCGTCGACACGCTTCCTGTTTTCAATTCCACTCCCATTGCCGTATTGATTTTCATCATATCCTCTTCACTCAGAATGAACGGGCGTCTTTATAGCATAAATAATTGATATGTTCGATAATCATATCTTTTATGCGCTTATGAAAAAAATAAATCCGTATATGATCATTGCGTTAACTGTAATACCACGTATCACAATAACCGTGCCAGACATCCCAATATCAAGATATTAACAATATAAGTATACGAATAGTAATGGCATCCCGCCTATCTAAAGTTCTATGATAGATATTGCAGAGTGATCTGCACACCAAAGATGTAAAGAATTCCGACACTCGTCCGATTCACGGCCTTATTAAGGAAAAGAATATTAATCATGTAATCCCCTGCTATTGTCTGCAATAGATTATGCCTGGATGTTATTGGACGGGATGACATAATTCTTGCGACGAAATGACAGCCGAGATATACCTGCTTTCATCGTAATAATGCCAATATCAGCATTTGTCACATATTTATAAATATGATGCATCCTCTTTATTATCGTTTTCTGATCTATAAATTTTTAGTCTTGTTTATACATTATTAGAAAAACCTCTACGTGAGAACCATAATGAAAATTCAAATATAAAAACCCCTAATTGGGGATATATATCAACTATGTCGGGTTTCTTTACAAAGACAAATAATTTGTGTAATACATTGTATTTTCATTATATTGTGCTAAAAATGCTTTTCGAATATTCGTAATACACAGTAATACTGTCGAGATTTTTTACAACTTTTTACAAAAGGTAAAGGCGAAGGACGGATATTCCAATCTCGAGTTTTCTGATCGACCAAGTATTACAATCAATATTTCAATGACTTATGAAATGTGAAGGCTATCTTTTCTAAAATATTCATGCTGTGGCATGTTAGTTGCGTATCTTAATGCAAAGTCTGACAGTTTAAGAAGGAGGTGTAAACATGCGCACACTTAAAATATTGTTGATTCTTGCTCTATCTCTTGCCGTGTCGAACGCATACGCAGCGAATATCACAATCTTTGATAAAGTGGGAAGCGGCACTGGATGGTATGGAACAAATGAAGATCAGGAGGTTGAGCCCGGGATGGTATCCACCCAGGAATGGGACCTCGAAGCGTTCATGAAGAACGGCGCGATACTGTCCATGACAGGCGGTTACGACTTCAAGAATGGTCATGGAGACATGTTTTCTGGAGACATATTCTTCGACGTTACTGGTGACGTACAGTACGGTACGGATTTGGGTGCCATTTATTCGCCTGGCGGAGAGGTGAGTGTAAATAATCGCTGGGGTTATGACTATGTGCTACATCCAGTAAACTTTGCAACCAGAACGCAAGACAGCACACCTGACAATATATACGAACTTTACGCCATAGACGGAAATTCAAAGGTAATAACTACATTTTACGCTAACCCCCGTCACAATGCAGCATCTAATCCGTGGAAGTACGATTTAGATGACCCATCAATACACCCGATAGGCAGTTACTCCTTCACATATGAAGCTGGTTTAACCGATGCTCAGACTGGATTGTCAGGCGGGTCGCACAATCGCGTAACCATAGATCTTAGTGAAATCAGTGACTATATAAACCCGTACGGACCGTTCACTGTCCATTATACGTATGAGTGCGGTAATGACAATTTAATGGGTCGGTACCCCGTCCCCGAACCCGCAACCATGCTGCTTCTTGGCCTTGGTTTGATTGGACTGGCAGGAATCAGGAAAAGGATGAGAAACTAATCAACTTAACCTCTCAAAACGAAAGGCAGGGTCAGAAATGATCCTGCCTTTTTGTTTAATGAACAATATATATTGTAATGCTCAGTTTATTTCTTAACCGAAACCTCGATTTTGATGTAAAACCCTCAGTAAGCATTAGTATGGGGAAGAGATTCCTTGCCCGGCAATCGATTGTTTAATGATCGCACATCTTTTCATGCTTCCTCTCATCGCTGATTTTGTTCAATCAATATTTGCCGGGAGGCATAAACCTGAATCACCAACACCACTCGTACAATGTTTTTCGCACTGTTTTGTGTTATGGGTTTTGCACTGATTCCCATTGTTATAAGATATTTTATTGTCTTACAAATCAAAATCGGCAATGGGGAGTTATTCCTGGTAAAATTGTTACAAACACACGAACACGCAGTCATCTACGGTATCTGGAGCCTTTTCGTCATCGGATTATGTATTTCCTTACCTGCAGCTATAAAGGACGGTTTTTTTAAATAAAATAGGTTCAAGACAATTCTGCAGAGTTTTATCTACCCTGTCTGTCAGACAACCGGCACAGTCGCCACATGTGATAATGAAGTGTATACCGTGCAGCAGGCCTAATACGGAAGGCAGCTTGGCAAATGTCGGTATCCGTATCTTCAAACGCTCCAGGTTACGGGCACCGTTTCCCCTCACATAATATATGTCAGTTTATGAAATGTGTAATGTCACAGGGGGTCCCCTATGCCTTTCTTCTTCTGATACTGCCGATAAAAAAAAGGAATCAGGGAAACCAATACAACGAGGGCGATTCCGATAATGAACGTGATCGAGATTTTTCCTCGAATCAAATCCAGGAGCGAACTGGAAAAGACGATAAAGGCGATGCAGGCTGGAAGCATGCAGATAAAGGACGCCACGGCGTAAGGCCAGAAACCGATCTTTGTCAACCCGAAAGCATAATTCAAAAGGTTAAACGGGAAAAGGGGAATGAGACGGGTAAAGGCCACGACCTTCCATCCGTGCTTTTCCACCCCTTCGTCAAGGCGGCGCCACCGGGGGCTCCGGAGCTTGCCCTCGACCCAGTCCCTGGCCACGTAACGCGAGATGAGAAAGGCAATACATGCTCCTACCGTCGCGCTGGTGATGGTGTAGATTACCCCCCAGAAAGGCCCGAAGAGAATCCCCCCGGCGATGGTAATGGGGAGACCGGGCAGGAGCAAAGCCGGCGCAATCGTATAGATCAGCATATAGATGAGGGGCGCCAGCATCCCGTACCCCGCAATCAATTGACGGAGGGTTTCCTGATCAAGATAACGGGTGGCGCCTGTCGTTCGGACGGCGACAATGGCAGCTATAAGGACGGCCAGAATCGCCAGACGCCCGATCCACCCTTTCTTCTTCCCTTCCGACACCGTATAGGTTCTCTCCCGGGAAGCGGCTGTGTCTATCTTCTTTTTAAAGTAATTCTTGATGCGGAGCCGGTTAAGGTAGGTAAAGGGCGCTCCGGAGATTTTGCTTTGCCCCACCAGGGCCGCCTCCGGTTCACAGAGAACATCGAGGGCATGCACCGCCGCCTTGCCGCTGAGACGTCCGGCGCAGCCGCAGCAGTAGGTAACGATCCGGCGTTCTCCCGCTTCCTTCCATGTGCGTTCCAACCATCGGTCTGCTAGTTCGGGCGACAGGACATTCACACCCGCCCCGCTTCCACAGCAAAGGGTTCGTTCCGCTGAATGGTTCATTTCCCGGGAGGCGACGCCCGTCATGCCGACCAGACGGCGCACTGCAGCATGGGCGTCTTTATGAAACCGTACGCCGCACGGGTCGTGAATCACGATATCATGGCTTTTCAAGGCGCCGGAAACAATATTCCCCGGCAGCGCTTCATAGACCGTGCGGATATTCAGGCCGTCGCCGTATCTGCTGAAGATGTCATGGCAGTTGTGACAGACGACCAGAACCTCCCTTACACCCTGCGACAGCAGATAATTTCTCATCTCCTCGAACATTGCTCGAAAGAACTGTTTACGACCCAGGTCGTGGGATATTTTCCCGCAACAGTCGAGGACGATGCCGATAGTCGGATCCTGTTTTTGGAGGGTCTCAAAAAGATCTTGCGTTCTGGCAGGCCGTGTCCCGGGCATTGCGCATCCCGGGAAAAGGACAGTCCGGCATCCTTCGGGAAGTCCATACCATGTGAACCGTTTCGACATCCCCCGCTTTTCGTAATCGAGGAGCGCGGCGTGCTCGGGAAAGGAACCGGCATCACGATCCACCGCTTCCCGGCGCATTTCAAGGAACATCCCGGAGAGATTTAAGCCGAGAGGGCAGACGGCATTACAGAGCCGGCACAGGCTGCACTCAAAGGGCATGACCTGTCCTTCTTTCGTCCCGGGATCATAACTATCCGCTATTTCCTTCGGCGTGCCGTATTTTTCGAGAAAACCGCATTCCTCCCGGCATATGCCGCAGTCCGTGCATGTCTCCGATACATGCGCCATAACTTCCCTAAGAGATGGGCGAATGGGCATTTGCTTCATAGCAGACGATGATGAGGTTTGTGTTTCCAAAATTTTTCCCTATTACGATTCCTTTGTAGTCTTCATATACGCACAGCCAAGAGCGCCCACAATCTGCGGGTCCCCCGGAACGAAGAGGTCACTGCCGATTTCTTGACTGAGAATATCATTCACACAGGAGTTCATGGCCACACCGCCAAAGAAGGCGATCCTCCCCCCCACATACACGCGTTTCAACATGGCAGCCGAACGCCGGCAGATCGTTTCATGGATGCCTCGGGAAATTTCCGACCTGTCATGCCCCTGCGCCAGCATGGAGATGACCTCCGACTCCGCGAATACGGTGCACATACTGTTGATCTTGACGGCGTTTCGCGTTGACGAACCTGCCGTAATAAATTCTTCCATACCGAAGCCGAGGGCGGTGGCCATGATCTCAAGGAACTTGCCCGTTCCGGCGGCGCACTTATCGTTCATTTCAAACCGTTCGATGTGCCCCGTCTCGGTGAGGGAAATGGCCTTGGTGTCCTGTCCGCCGATGTCGAGAATCGTCCGGCAGTCCGGAC
This portion of the Deltaproteobacteria bacterium genome encodes:
- a CDS encoding acyl-CoA dehydratase activase, coding for MISAGIDIGSRTVKLVVVENGEIILVRKDMNSYNPLEVCRKIIDGVQYDTITATGYGRNLFRNYYDCRVISEIKAFAIGARKVCPDCRTILDIGGQDTKAISLTETGHIERFEMNDKCAAGTGKFLEIMATALGFGMEEFITAGSSTRNAVKINSMCTVFAESEVISMLAQGHDRSEISRGIHETICRRSAAMLKRVYVGGRIAFFGGVAMNSCVNDILSQEIGSDLFVPGDPQIVGALGCAYMKTTKES
- a CDS encoding PEP-CTERM sorting domain-containing protein; translation: MRTLKILLILALSLAVSNAYAANITIFDKVGSGTGWYGTNEDQEVEPGMVSTQEWDLEAFMKNGAILSMTGGYDFKNGHGDMFSGDIFFDVTGDVQYGTDLGAIYSPGGEVSVNNRWGYDYVLHPVNFATRTQDSTPDNIYELYAIDGNSKVITTFYANPRHNAASNPWKYDLDDPSIHPIGSYSFTYEAGLTDAQTGLSGGSHNRVTIDLSEISDYINPYGPFTVHYTYECGNDNLMGRYPVPEPATMLLLGLGLIGLAGIRKRMRN
- a CDS encoding VTT domain-containing protein, with the protein product METQTSSSSAMKQMPIRPSLREVMAHVSETCTDCGICREECGFLEKYGTPKEIADSYDPGTKEGQVMPFECSLCRLCNAVCPLGLNLSGMFLEMRREAVDRDAGSFPEHAALLDYEKRGMSKRFTWYGLPEGCRTVLFPGCAMPGTRPARTQDLFETLQKQDPTIGIVLDCCGKISHDLGRKQFFRAMFEEMRNYLLSQGVREVLVVCHNCHDIFSRYGDGLNIRTVYEALPGNIVSGALKSHDIVIHDPCGVRFHKDAHAAVRRLVGMTGVASREMNHSAERTLCCGSGAGVNVLSPELADRWLERTWKEAGERRIVTYCCGCAGRLSGKAAVHALDVLCEPEAALVGQSKISGAPFTYLNRLRIKNYFKKKIDTAASRERTYTVSEGKKKGWIGRLAILAVLIAAIVAVRTTGATRYLDQETLRQLIAGYGMLAPLIYMLIYTIAPALLLPGLPITIAGGILFGPFWGVIYTITSATVGACIAFLISRYVARDWVEGKLRSPRWRRLDEGVEKHGWKVVAFTRLIPLFPFNLLNYAFGLTKIGFWPYAVASFICMLPACIAFIVFSSSLLDLIRGKISITFIIGIALVVLVSLIPFFYRQYQKKKGIGDPL
- a CDS encoding SBBP repeat-containing protein, whose product is MKIKPVQYWRLIAAFSFILFLPYPLHAKPDLVREMKGLHIPFIANMGQIDEAVAFYAKTFGGTVFVTRDGDIIYSLPKTDRKGKVVGGWVLKEEFEGSAIKHVTAEEKSPTAVSCFRGNDPSTWRGNVATYQLVNLGEVYKGIEVKLKAYGNNVEKLFYVKPGSRPDQIRVSVSGGKGIKINDAGELEAATDLGSIAFTIPFAYQEIKGKRVDIPVRYAILDADKKSTRGGHVYGFSIGSYDKTEALVIDPLLQSTYIGGSNSDYAYSIATDSSGNVYVTGESFSIDFPNAINGYQSSHGGDGGKRDAFVTKLNSGLTSIIQSTYLGGNGDDRAYAIAVDNNGNVYVAGQTSSTDFPGTAGGYGGNSDAFVAKLNSELTTIQSMYLGGTGSDWANSIAIEAGGNIYVAGTTDSAVFPGTTGGAQASKGTGFDAFVTKLDSNLDTVKSTYLGREGYDEVYSLALYSSDGNTYVYAAGQTDSTNFPGTSGGAQQFNGGAFDAFVTKLNSDLTSIVKSTYLGGDGYESAYSTVVDAGGFVYVAGYTSSTDFPGTSSGAQPSHGTDAGLSDAFVTKLNSELTSLVRSTYLGGDGDDYANAMAIDSSGNVYIAGQTISTTLTGTATDSVQPHKGGSWDAFVARLNSDLTSIAKSTFLGGSGSESAYAIAIDSNDKIYVAGFTFSINFPGTAGGAQSEGQGGDEIFVSRFDSSLTGNTLAVSKTGNGTGNITDSLAGINCGSVCNTKYGIGTSIALTASPDTGCTFVGWSGGGCSGTGTCNLIMSNMDVTVTAMFSDITSPSNGLITINSGATITGSISVALSLSANDAGGVTEMKISNEDANWNTVTAVPYSSSIAWNLMPGDGIRTVYVMFKDAAGNWSSVYSASITLDQSPPITTISGTPASRTNSTSASLTVGGADVVAYKYKLDGGVYSPSEIPAGTPISLSSLSEGSHTVYVIGKDTAGNWQAEGSATEATWTVDLTPSTATISGTPAALTNTTSVSLTVSGTDVVAYKYKLDSGIYSPLEIPAGTPISLSSLSEGSHTVYVIGKDSAGNWQAEGSATMVTWTVDSTPSTATISGMPTSRTNSTSASLNVGGIDVVAYRYMLDGGVYSPSEIPIGTPISLSSLSEGSHIVSVIGKDTTGNWQAEGSATMVTWTVDLTPSTATISGVPASRTNSTSASLTVSGTDVIAYKYKLDGGVYSTLEIPAGTPISLSSLSEGSHTVSVIGKDSAGNWQSEISATMVTWTVDLTPSTASISGAPASLTNSTSVSLTVSGTDVVAYKYKLDGGVYSASEIPIGTPISLSSLSEGSHTVSIIGKDTTGNWQAEGSATMVTWTVDLSPSTASISGMPASRTNSTSASLTVDGTDVVAYKHKLDGGVYSALEIPAGTPISLSSLSEGSHTVYVIGKDTAGNWQAEGSATMVTWTVDITPSTATISGVPASRTNSTSASLNIGGIDVVAYRYKLDGGVYSASEIPAGSPITLSSLSEGSHTVSVIGKDSAGNWQSEGSATTVTWTVDITPSTATISGMPASRTNSTSASLNIGGIDVVAYRYKLDGGVYSASEIPAGSPITLSSLSEGSHTVSVIGKDSAGNWQSEG